In Nitrospirota bacterium, one genomic interval encodes:
- the secY gene encoding preprotein translocase subunit SecY: MSVLTSIQNIFKIPELKNRVLFTLGMLAVYRIGAHIPTPGINSEALSKFLTEKGGAMMGFFDMFSGGALSRVTIFALGIMPYISASIIFQLLTVVIPTLGRIAKEGEAGRKKIVRYTRYATVVIAAIQSFGIAVGLEGMQGGQFIQSPGWGFRILTMITLTSGTAFLMWLGEQITERGIGNGISLIIFAGIVARFPAAIVSTYSLVRAGELSIFFVLFLVVAMVAVVAGIIFIERGQRKIPVQYAKRVVGKKVFGGQTTHLPLKVNTAGVIPPIFASSIIMFPATVAGFIAIPWVQAIAQQLSPGTTLYTLLYVGLIFFFSYFYTAVIFNPVDIAENLQKHGGFIPGIRPGQKTSEYIYRVLTRLTFVGAVYLAVVSIMPELLISRFNVPFYFGGTSLLIVVGVALDTVSQIESHLVTRSYEGFLKKGRLRGRRD; this comes from the coding sequence GTGAGCGTTCTGACCAGCATCCAGAACATCTTCAAGATACCGGAGCTCAAGAACAGGGTCCTTTTCACCCTCGGCATGCTCGCCGTCTACCGCATCGGAGCCCATATCCCCACGCCGGGCATCAACAGCGAGGCGCTGAGCAAGTTCCTCACCGAAAAGGGCGGGGCGATGATGGGGTTTTTCGATATGTTCTCGGGCGGCGCGCTCTCCCGGGTGACGATTTTCGCGCTCGGCATCATGCCGTATATCAGCGCGTCGATCATCTTCCAGCTCCTCACCGTCGTCATCCCGACGCTCGGACGGATCGCGAAGGAGGGGGAGGCGGGCAGGAAGAAGATCGTCAGATACACCCGGTACGCGACCGTGGTGATCGCCGCGATTCAGTCCTTCGGCATCGCCGTGGGGCTTGAGGGCATGCAGGGCGGACAGTTTATCCAGAGTCCCGGCTGGGGCTTCAGAATCCTTACCATGATCACGCTCACGTCGGGCACCGCCTTCCTGATGTGGCTGGGCGAACAGATAACGGAGCGCGGTATCGGCAACGGTATCTCGCTGATCATATTCGCGGGAATCGTAGCGCGGTTCCCCGCCGCGATCGTCAGCACCTACAGCCTCGTGCGGGCGGGCGAGCTCTCGATATTCTTCGTCCTCTTCCTGGTGGTGGCGATGGTCGCGGTGGTGGCCGGCATCATCTTCATCGAGAGGGGCCAGCGGAAGATCCCGGTGCAGTACGCGAAGCGGGTGGTGGGCAAGAAGGTCTTCGGCGGCCAGACGACGCACCTGCCGCTCAAGGTGAACACCGCCGGCGTCATTCCCCCGATCTTCGCTTCCTCGATCATCATGTTCCCTGCAACGGTCGCCGGCTTTATCGCCATCCCCTGGGTGCAGGCCATAGCACAGCAGCTCTCGCCGGGGACGACGCTCTACACCCTCTTGTACGTGGGCCTGATCTTCTTCTTCAGCTACTTCTATACCGCGGTGATCTTCAACCCCGTCGATATAGCGGAGAACCTCCAGAAGCACGGCGGGTTCATCCCCGGGATCAGACCCGGGCAGAAGACCTCCGAGTACATTTACCGGGTGCTGACGCGGCTGACCTTTGTCGGCGCCGTCTACCTGGCGGTCGTCAGTATCATGCCGGAGCTGCTGATATCACGGTTCAACGTGCCCTTTTATTTCGGCGGCACCTCCCTCCTGATCGTCGTCGGCGTGGCGCTCGATACGGTCTCCCAGATAGAGTCGCACCTGGTGACCCGGTCGTACGAGGGCTTCCTCAAGAAGGGAAGGCTGCGGGGCAGAAGAGATTAG
- the rplO gene encoding 50S ribosomal protein L15, which produces MRIETLAPEKGSTKKPKRVGRGRGSGHGKTATKGHKGQKARSGGSKGPAFEGGQTPLQRRLPKRGFKNRPFKKEYAVINLDTLAKLTADDVVTPELLVERKIVKDMKDGLKVLGNGALTRPLTIKAHAFSSSAIEKITSAGGTYEVLR; this is translated from the coding sequence ATGAGAATCGAGACCCTGGCTCCTGAAAAAGGGAGCACGAAAAAGCCGAAGAGAGTCGGCCGCGGCCGCGGTTCGGGCCACGGCAAGACGGCGACCAAGGGACATAAAGGACAGAAGGCGCGCTCCGGCGGCAGCAAGGGCCCTGCCTTCGAAGGCGGCCAGACGCCGCTCCAGAGAAGGCTGCCCAAGAGAGGCTTCAAGAACCGTCCTTTCAAGAAAGAGTACGCCGTCATCAACCTCGATACCCTCGCAAAGCTCACTGCCGACGACGTGGTGACTCCCGAGCTGCTCGTCGAGCGGAAGATCGTCAAGGACATGAAGGACGGCCTCAAGGTGCTCGGCAACGGCGCCCTTACCCGACCGCTCACCATCAAGGCGCATGCCTTCAGCTCGTCCGCTATCGAGAAGATCACCAGCGCCGGAGGAACATACGAGGTGCTCCGCTAG
- the rpsE gene encoding 30S ribosomal protein S5 gives MVRTERIDAEGLNLKDKVVYINRVAKVVKGGRRFSFSALVVVGSGDGVVGVGKGKASEVPEAIRKAVEQAKKRLTRFPMREGTIPHRIIGRYGSNSVVMNPAPKGTGLIAGGAVRAVLEVAGIHDIVAKSLGGHNPFNTVRATLEGLTSLKDPDVVFKLRGRVEGEPAAVEEESEQEVKG, from the coding sequence ATGGTGAGGACTGAAAGGATCGACGCTGAAGGGCTTAATCTGAAAGACAAGGTCGTCTACATAAACAGGGTTGCCAAGGTGGTGAAGGGCGGCAGGCGGTTCTCCTTCAGCGCACTGGTAGTGGTCGGCAGCGGCGACGGCGTTGTGGGCGTCGGCAAGGGAAAGGCCTCCGAGGTTCCCGAGGCGATCCGGAAGGCGGTCGAGCAGGCGAAGAAGCGGCTCACGAGGTTCCCCATGAGAGAGGGGACCATCCCCCACCGGATCATCGGCCGCTACGGCTCGAACTCGGTCGTGATGAATCCCGCCCCCAAGGGGACGGGGCTGATCGCCGGCGGAGCGGTGCGTGCGGTCCTCGAAGTCGCGGGCATTCACGATATCGTCGCCAAATCGCTGGGCGGCCATAATCCTTTCAATACGGTGCGTGCGACCCTCGAGGGCCTGACGAGCCTGAAGGACCCTGATGTGGTGTTCAAGCTCAGGGGCAGGGTAGAGGGAGAGCCTGCTGCCGTTGAAGAAGAGAGCGAGCAGGAGGTTAAAGGCTGA
- the rplR gene encoding 50S ribosomal protein L18, with protein MSIKEQARKRRHVRIRKKVLGTDERPRLCVYKSLNNIYAQLVNDVQGRTVVAASTVEKDLRGESGHKGNVTTAKKVGALLASRALKAGVTRVVFDRGGYKYHGRIKALADGAREGGLEF; from the coding sequence GTGAGTATCAAAGAGCAGGCACGAAAGAGAAGACACGTCAGAATCAGAAAGAAGGTGCTCGGCACCGACGAGCGGCCGAGGCTCTGCGTCTATAAAAGTTTGAACAATATTTACGCTCAGCTCGTCAACGACGTACAGGGGCGCACGGTCGTTGCGGCCTCGACGGTCGAGAAGGACCTCAGGGGAGAGAGCGGGCATAAGGGCAATGTGACGACCGCCAAGAAGGTCGGCGCGCTGCTCGCCTCACGGGCGCTCAAGGCCGGGGTCACGAGGGTCGTCTTCGACCGCGGCGGCTATAAGTACCACGGCCGCATCAAGGCCCTTGCCGACGGCGCGCGCGAAGGCGGCCTCGAGTTCTAG
- the rplF gene encoding 50S ribosomal protein L6 has product MSRIGKKPIAIPQGVNVEVKQDVVRVKGPKGELSYTFPEGITVTAKDGTVVVERQGDEQRHRALHGLARSLVANMVSGVSQGYTRVLEITGIGYRAQVKGSKLAFTLGYSHPIEFDLPPGVTAKADEKQTTITLSGIDKQVLGQVAANVRKLRAPDAYKGKGVRYAGERIKLKAGKTGKK; this is encoded by the coding sequence ATGTCACGAATCGGCAAGAAACCAATAGCGATACCGCAGGGCGTCAATGTTGAAGTGAAGCAGGATGTGGTGAGGGTCAAGGGGCCGAAGGGCGAGCTCAGCTACACCTTCCCCGAAGGCATCACCGTCACTGCCAAAGACGGCACCGTCGTTGTCGAGCGGCAGGGGGACGAGCAGCGCCACCGGGCGCTCCACGGGCTTGCCCGGAGCCTGGTCGCCAACATGGTGAGCGGCGTGTCGCAGGGCTACACTAGGGTGCTCGAGATCACCGGTATCGGCTACCGTGCGCAGGTGAAGGGGAGCAAGCTCGCCTTCACCCTCGGCTACTCCCATCCCATCGAGTTCGACCTGCCCCCCGGCGTTACGGCCAAGGCGGACGAGAAGCAGACCACGATCACGCTGAGCGGCATCGATAAGCAGGTCCTCGGCCAGGTGGCGGCGAACGTCCGCAAACTGAGGGCGCCCGACGCGTACAAGGGGAAGGGCGTCCGCTACGCCGGCGAGCGGATCAAGCTGAAGGCGGGCAAGACAGGCAAGAAGTAG
- the rpsH gene encoding 30S ribosomal protein S8 encodes MLTDPIADMLTRMRNTLLTKTEKVDIPASRMKVELAKILKEEGFIKSYKIIKDKKQGVLRVTLKYTPDNRPVITGLKRISRPGRRIYAGKDEVPSVMGGVGIAVITTSKGVMSDRVCRREGVGGEVLCYVW; translated from the coding sequence ATGTTGACTGATCCGATTGCCGATATGCTTACCAGAATGAGAAACACCCTCCTCACGAAGACCGAGAAGGTGGATATCCCCGCCTCGCGCATGAAGGTCGAGCTCGCGAAGATCCTGAAAGAGGAAGGGTTCATCAAATCGTACAAGATCATCAAAGACAAGAAGCAGGGGGTCCTCAGGGTAACCCTTAAATATACACCGGACAACCGGCCGGTCATCACCGGCCTCAAGAGGATCAGCAGGCCCGGCAGGCGCATCTACGCCGGCAAGGATGAGGTCCCGTCCGTCATGGGCGGTGTCGGCATCGCGGTGATCACGACATCGAAGGGTGTCATGAGCGACCGGGTCTGCCGCCGCGAGGGCGTCGGCGGCGAAGTGCTCTGCTACGTGTGGTAA
- a CDS encoding type Z 30S ribosomal protein S14 yields the protein MAKTSLIVKSSRDPKFKVRTYNRCKVCGRPRAYMRKFGLCRICFRGLALKGQIPGVTKSSW from the coding sequence GTGGCGAAGACAAGTTTGATCGTAAAGAGCAGCAGGGATCCGAAATTCAAAGTGCGGACCTACAACCGCTGCAAAGTGTGCGGCCGTCCGAGGGCCTACATGAGGAAGTTCGGGCTCTGCAGAATCTGCTTCAGAGGTCTGGCACTCAAGGGACAGATCCCGGGCGTGACCAAGTCGAGCTGGTAG
- the rplE gene encoding 50S ribosomal protein L5 has protein sequence MAPRLNEKYTNEVVPALMKEFSYKNIMQVPKLKKIIVHVTLGEATQNIKLLDAAEKELAAVTGQKPLVTKSKKAIAGFKLKQGVPLGCKVTLRGERMYEFLDRLISLALPRIRDFRGLSTRSFDGRGNYSFGLKEQYIFPEIDYDKVEMVHGLDITMCTSAPTDGECRALLRHMGLPFRK, from the coding sequence ATGGCACCGAGGCTGAATGAAAAATATACCAACGAGGTAGTGCCCGCATTGATGAAGGAGTTCTCCTACAAGAACATCATGCAGGTGCCGAAACTGAAGAAGATCATCGTCCATGTGACCCTCGGCGAGGCGACCCAGAACATCAAGCTGCTCGACGCCGCCGAGAAAGAGCTCGCGGCCGTCACCGGACAGAAGCCGCTCGTGACGAAGTCGAAAAAGGCGATCGCGGGCTTCAAGCTCAAGCAGGGCGTTCCGCTCGGCTGCAAGGTGACGCTGCGCGGAGAGCGGATGTACGAGTTCCTCGACCGGCTGATCAGCCTCGCCCTGCCGAGGATCAGGGACTTCAGGGGGCTTTCGACGCGGTCGTTCGACGGCAGGGGCAACTACTCCTTCGGGTTGAAGGAGCAGTATATCTTCCCCGAGATCGACTACGACAAGGTCGAGATGGTGCATGGTCTCGACATAACGATGTGCACGAGCGCTCCCACCGACGGGGAGTGCCGGGCACTGCTCAGGCATATGGGACTGCCATTCAGAAAATAA
- the rplX gene encoding 50S ribosomal protein L24 has protein sequence MGLRIKKGDTAMVIAGKNKGKKGRVLAVSPEDERVVVEGINIVKRHTKPNKKYTQGGIIEKEGPIHISNVMLWCPKCSKPTRIGNALQDGGKKLRVCTKCKEVME, from the coding sequence GTGGGGCTGAGGATAAAGAAGGGTGATACGGCGATGGTGATAGCCGGGAAGAACAAGGGCAAGAAAGGCCGGGTTCTGGCTGTTTCACCTGAAGACGAGCGGGTCGTTGTCGAGGGCATCAATATCGTCAAGCGGCATACGAAGCCGAACAAGAAATATACGCAGGGCGGCATCATCGAGAAGGAAGGACCCATTCATATCTCCAACGTCATGCTGTGGTGCCCCAAGTGCAGCAAGCCGACCCGGATCGGCAACGCCCTCCAGGACGGCGGAAAGAAGCTCAGGGTCTGCACGAAGTGTAAGGAGGTCATGGAGTAA
- the rplN gene encoding 50S ribosomal protein L14 produces MIQTLSILEVADNSGAKKVQCIRVMGGSRRRYARLGDIIIVSVKEAIPDGNVKKGAVAKAVVVRTKRETKRPDGSYIRFDQNAVVLLNNQMEPIGTRIFGPVARELRWREFMKIISLAPEVL; encoded by the coding sequence ATGATACAGACATTGAGCATACTCGAGGTCGCTGACAACTCCGGCGCCAAGAAGGTACAGTGCATACGCGTGATGGGCGGGTCCCGGCGGCGGTATGCCCGGCTCGGCGACATCATCATTGTCAGCGTCAAGGAGGCGATTCCCGACGGCAACGTAAAAAAGGGCGCGGTGGCGAAGGCCGTCGTCGTCAGGACGAAGCGCGAAACGAAGCGGCCGGACGGTTCGTATATACGGTTCGACCAGAACGCAGTGGTGCTCCTGAACAACCAGATGGAGCCCATCGGAACGAGAATATTCGGACCCGTAGCAAGAGAACTGCGGTGGAGAGAGTTCATGAAGATCATTTCTCTCGCGCCGGAGGTACTATAA
- the rpsQ gene encoding 30S ribosomal protein S17 gives MPKKVYTGKVVSDKMDKTVVVAVTRTFQHPLYLKTVKKVAKFKAHDEENTCKIGDVVQIVESRPISKDKRWQVVKIVQGEGK, from the coding sequence ATGCCGAAGAAAGTATACACCGGAAAAGTAGTCAGCGATAAAATGGACAAGACGGTCGTGGTGGCGGTGACGAGGACCTTCCAGCATCCGCTCTACCTCAAGACGGTGAAAAAGGTCGCCAAGTTCAAGGCGCACGATGAAGAGAACACCTGCAAGATCGGCGATGTCGTCCAGATCGTCGAGAGCAGGCCGATCAGCAAGGACAAGCGGTGGCAGGTCGTTAAAATCGTACAAGGCGAGGGGAAGTAG
- the rpmC gene encoding 50S ribosomal protein L29: protein MKSSELRALSIDELKQKEMDLRKELFNLRFQLAKGELQNNQRVRAVRKDIARILTIVTEKGAPAGAGK from the coding sequence GTGAAATCATCCGAATTGCGGGCCTTGTCGATAGATGAGCTGAAACAGAAGGAGATGGACCTGAGGAAAGAGCTCTTCAATCTCAGGTTCCAGCTCGCGAAGGGCGAGCTGCAGAACAACCAGAGGGTGCGGGCGGTACGTAAGGACATAGCGCGCATACTGACCATTGTGACCGAAAAAGGAGCTCCTGCCGGAGCGGGTAAGTGA
- the rplP gene encoding 50S ribosomal protein L16 produces the protein MLAPKKIKYRKTMKGNMEGKAYRGSSVSFGDFGIKATEPGWITSRQIEAARVAITRAAKKGVKVWIRIFPDKPITKKPAETRMGKGKGNPELWVAVVKPGRVLYELSGVPEEVAKEAYRLASAKLPIATKFVKREEAVA, from the coding sequence ATGCTGGCACCCAAGAAGATCAAATACAGAAAGACGATGAAGGGCAACATGGAAGGCAAGGCCTACCGGGGGTCGAGCGTGAGCTTCGGCGACTTCGGCATCAAGGCGACCGAGCCGGGGTGGATCACCAGCCGCCAGATCGAGGCAGCGCGTGTCGCCATAACCCGTGCGGCGAAGAAGGGCGTCAAGGTATGGATCAGGATATTCCCCGATAAGCCGATCACCAAGAAGCCTGCCGAGACGAGAATGGGAAAAGGGAAAGGCAACCCCGAGCTCTGGGTCGCCGTCGTGAAGCCGGGCCGCGTTCTCTACGAGCTTTCGGGAGTTCCCGAAGAGGTCGCAAAGGAGGCGTACCGGCTGGCTTCCGCCAAACTGCCGATCGCGACAAAATTCGTCAAGAGAGAGGAGGCAGTGGCGTGA